The stretch of DNA TAGGTTGGCGTTTCTTAGGCTGGCGTGACTTAGGTCGGCGTCGCTTAGGTTTGATTTGCTTAGATTGGCACCACTTAGGTCGGCATTTCTTAGTTTAGCCCCCTTTAAGTCGACTTTTGTAAAATCTCGTACTCCTGCGGCATAGGCTACCAATAATTGTTCTGTTGTCATCTTACGATAAAAGCCGATTACACCATTTAGGTTAACGGCAATTAGGTTGATTCCACTTAGGTTGGCTTCACTTAGGTCAGCACCACTTAGGTCAGCTCCACTTAGGTTGGCATCACTTAGGTTGGCTCTACTTAGGTCAGCGCCACTTAGGTTGGCTCTACTTAGGTCGGCTCCAATTAAGTCGGCTCCACTTAAGTCGGCTCCACTTAGATTGGCTTCACTTAGGTTGCTCCCATTTAGGTCGGCTCCACGTAGGTTAGCTCCACTTAGGTCGATGCCACTTAGGTCGGCTTCACTCAGGTTTACATAGTCATCTTCTTCGCTACTAACTACTTCGGCTTTAGTAAAACATCGTTTATATCCTCTGTAAGCATTCAATAATTCTTCTACTGTGATACTAATACTATATCCTATTATACTACTTAGATCGGTATCTTCTACGAAGGTATCCACTAGGTTGGCGTTAGCTAAGTTAGTGTTAGTTAGATTGGTTCTGTTTAGGTTAGCACCACTTAGGTTGGCGTTAGCTAAGTTAGCGTTAGTTAGGTTAGTGCTAGTTAAGTTAGCATAACTTAAGTTAGCGTTAGTTAACTTAGCGTTAGTTAGGTTAACACCATTTAAGAAAGCATCACTTAGGTCAACATCACTTAAGTCAGCATCACTTAGGTCGACACCATTTAGCTCTACGCCTATAAAATCTCTTTGTCCTGTGGCATAGGCTGCCAATAATTCTTGTACGGTCATGTTGTTTTGATTTTGTTGATGAATGAATTTGGTTTAGGAAAATAAGGTGTTGAATAATCGCCGCTAAACGGGTAGGTGTTTAGCGGCTTTGGTTAGGGTTTAGTGTTTTTATTGAGGGGTGTAGCCTATTACATCAGTTAGGTTGGCTTCCATTAGGTAGGCACCACTTAGTTCGGCTCCTCTTAGGTTAGCTCCTCTTAGGTCGGCACCACTTAGATTGGCTCTACTTAGGTTGGCTCCTCTTAGGTCGGCTCTACTTAGGTTGACACCACTTAGGTTGGCTCCCTTTAGGTAGGCTCCCGTTAGGTAGGCTTCACTTAGGTTGGCTTCACTTAGGTCGGCTCCACTTAGGGAGGCTTCACTTAGGTCAGATCCTCTTAGGTCGGCTCCTCTTAGGTAGGCACCACTTAGGTCGGCTTCTCTAAAATCTCTTTGTCCTGCGGCATAAGCTGCCAATAATTTTTGTACGGTCATGTTGTTTTGATTTTGTTGATGAATGAATTTGGTTTAGGAAAATAGAGTGTTGAATAATCGCCGCTCAACGGGTAGGTGTTTAGCGGCTTTGGTTAGGGTTTAGTGTTTTTATTAAGGGGTGTAGCCTATTACGTTAGTTAGGATGGCATCGCTTAGGTCAACTTTAGTTAAGTTGGCACCCGTTAGGTTAGCTCCACTTAAGTTGGCATTACCTATACAAGCATCCGTTAGATTGGCATCGGTTAGATTGGCACCACTTAGATTGGCTTCTTTTAGGTTAACATTAGTTAGGTTGGCACCACTTAGGTTGGTGCCACTTAGATTGGCATTAGTTAGCCAGATATCAGTTAGGTTGATACCACTTAGGTCAACACCCTCTAGCTCGACTGTCTCAAATAATGTTTGCCCTGCGGCACATGCGCTCACTAATTCGTCTCGAGACATTCTCCAAGTAAATTTTAATCCTATCGCTTTAGTAAAGTTAGTGCAAGTTAGGTCGGCACCAGTTAGGTCCACATTAGTTAAATCGGCATTATACAGGTCGGCGTAACTTAGGTTGGCACCACTTAGGTTAGCATCCTCTAGGTTAGCATTATATAGGGATGCCTTACTTAGGTTGGCACCACTTAGGTTGGCACTCTCTAGCTCGGCACTCTCTAGGTTGGCACCACTTAGGTCTGCGCCACTTAGGTTGGTATCAGATAGATTGGAATCCTTTAGATTGGCGTTACTTAGATTGGCGTTACTAAAGTTACTCTCATTTAGGTCACCTTCAGCTAGGGAAGCCCCACTTAGGTTGATACCACTTAGGCTAACTCCTTTTAGCTCGGCATACATCAGATAGAGTTTCGAAAAATCTCTTCGTCCTTGGACATAAGCTACAAATAATTCTTGTTCGGTCATGTTGTTTTGATTTTGTTGATGAATGAATTTGGTTTAGGAAAATAAGGTGTTGATAAATCGCCGCTAAACGGGTAGGTGTTTAGCGGCTTTGGTTAGGGTTTATTGTTTTTATTCAGGGGTGTAGCCTATTACGTTAGTTAGGTTGGCTTTAGTTAGGTTGGCACCAGTTAGGTTGGCTCCAGTTAAGTTGGCACCACTTAGGTAGGCTCTAGTTAGGTTCGCATTAGTTAGGTCGGCTCCACTTAAGTTGGCTCCACCTAGGTCGGCTCCACATAGGATTGTTCCACTTAGGTCGGCATTACTTAGGTCGGCTTTTCTTAGGTCTGCTCCACTTAAGTCGGCTCCACTTAGGTTGGCAAAAGTTAGGTCGGCTTCTATTAGGTAGGCTCGAAATAGGTAGGCTTTACTTAGGTCGGCTTCTCTTAGGTCGGCTTTTATTAGTTCGGCTTCTACTAGCTTGATGCCTCTTAGGTTGATGCCTCTTAGGTCGGTTCTACTTAGGTTGGCTCCAATTAGGTTGGCTCCACTTAGGTCGGCTCCACTTAGGTTGGCTCCAATTAGGTAGGCTCCTCTTAGGTCGGCTTCTCTTAGGTCAGCATCTGTAAGATTGACTCTACCTAGTCCGGCTCTTCTTAGGTAGGCATCACTTAGGTCGGCTCCACTTAGGTCGGCTCCACTTAGGTCGGCTCCACATAGGTTGACTCCACTTAGGTTGATGCCTCTTAGGTCGGCTCCACTTAGGTTGACTTGAAGTAGCTTGGCTTCTCTTAGGTCAGCTCCTTTAAAATCTCTTTGTCCTGTGGCATAAGCTGCCAATAATTCTTGTGCGGTCATGTTGTTTTGATTTTGTTGATGAATGAATTTGGTTTTAAAAAAAATGCTTGTACTGAAAATTGACTTGTTTTCAGTTGCTTTATTCCAATAGACGAATTGAGTGTATCGTTTTGAAGATTTTGTTTTATTTTTTTAAAAAAAAAATTTAACATGAAATGTCCTTGGGGACAAATGAAAATTAAAAATACACGTTGTAATCAATTATTTATGAAATGAACTTTGTAAAGTTATTTTTGAAGCGTTTCTTGGTTAATCCCTATACTGTTAAGGAGGTGAAAGGAAGTAGATAGAACACCTTTTTTCCTAAAACGGAAAAGAAAAAGCCGCTAAACGGGGAGTTGTTTAGCGGCTTTGGATTGAAGTTTGGTGAAAACTCGTTATCTTTATCTAATTATCCAATCTCTAATATCCAACTATGCCCGACCCTAAAAAAGACAAAAACGAACAAGAAGAACAAATTAGCTCCTTTCTCGGCAAATTTGCGGCGTATTTTGAGTCGGATAATACGGCTGAATACGATGAGTATGAAGGAGAACAAAGTGAGTTTGAACGCTTGACCATTGAAGACTATGTAGAGCCGTATATGCCCGAAAATGTGGCGGAGAGGATTCAGCGATTGCAGCAAATAGCGGCTTCAATTGAAGGAAAGGTAATTACGGATGTTGAAAACCACCAACTTCCAACGGATAAAGAATTTTCGATTGACTACAAAAACAGTTTGAATCCGAGTCAATTTTTGGCGGCAACGACATTGAAAGGCAGCATTTTGGTCATTGCAGGGGCAGGCAGTGGCAAGACCCGCACGATTACCTACCGATTGAGTTATATGATAGAAAGTGGAATTCCGCCCGAAAGCATTTTGCTGCTGACTTTCACCCGAAAAGCGGCACACGAAATGGTCAAACGGAGTTCGCAGCTTTTGCAGAACAAGGCGGTTGATAGGGTAATGCGGGGAACTTACCATGCTTTTTCGAATCACATCCTCCGCAAATACGCCAAAATCATCGGACTTTCTGCCAATTTCACCATCATTGATACTGTGGATTCGCAGGATATTATAGACTTGATTCGCAATGAGTTGAACTTCACCAAAAAGAGCCGAGCCTTCCCCCGCAAGAATCGGGTGCAAAACATCATCTCGAAATCCCGCAACTGCAATATCCCTATCAAAAGTGTTTTGGAGCGAGAATACACCGCTTTGTTGGAGTTTGAAGAAGAATTGGTATCTATTGCGAATGTGTATAAAAAGTACAAACGGGGAAACCAGATTTTGGACTACGATGATTTGATGGAGATTTTGCGGGATGCTTTGAGGGACAACCTTCAATTTAGGCGCAAGGTTCAGGCGGATTTTCAGTACATTATGGTCGACGAGTTTCAAGATACCAATGTGGTACAGAAAGAAATTGTGGATTTGATTGCGAAAAAGAACCGAAATTTGATGATTGTAGGCGATGATTCTCAAAGTATTTACGCTTTTCGTGGGGCGAATTTTGAAAATATTTTGACCTTCCCTGCTACCTATCCCGAATGTAAGGTCATCAAATTGGAGCAAAATTATCGAAGTACGCAAGATATTCTGAACTTTACGAATAACATCGTCAAAAATGCCAAAATTGGCTATCCCAAAAAGCTGTTTTCGACCAATGCCAATCAATGGAAGCCCATTATCTGCAAATTTTATGATCAAGAAGAAGAGGCGGATTTCATTGCAGATAAAATCATGGAACTGCGTGAAAAAGACATTTCACTCGACCAAGTAGCCGTTTTGTACCGCAATACTTTTCATGGAAATTTTATACAAGCGGCTTTGCTTCAACGTAATATCCCCTATGTGGTAGTGGGTGGAATCAAGTTTGTGGAGCGGCGACATGTCAAAGACATCATTGCTTACCTTCGGTTGATACTCAATCCATTGGATGCGGTGTCGTGGAATCGAATATTGAAGATGATTTCAGGCATTGGCAAGGTGACAGCGAGTAAAATCGTTGACGAAATCGCCAAAAACAAGGGCAAAATTGACTTTACCAATTTTGAAAAACGCAAATACGGTTCTGCGCTTACCGACCTGCAAGATGCCCTCAACAAGGCTGCAAATCCGAATATTCCGATTGCGTCGAAAATAGATATTTTGCGAAAATACTACACGCCTTTGTTGAAGCTAAAAGAGGACGATTACGAAACCCGACTGAAGGATGTGGAAGTGCTTTATACGCTTGCTTGCCGCTACGAAAACCTCGAAAAGTTTTTGTCCGATTTTGCGCTTGACCCGCCTTCTGCCAAGTTTCAAGACCAAGTGCGTCCACTGATTGACGAAAGTGAGGACAAACCTGTGACGCTTTCCACGATTCACTCTGCAAAAGGTTTGGAGTGGTACGCTGTTTTTGTGCCACATTTGATTGATGGCGTATTCCCGTCTTCTCGTTCATTGAGCAATATTGACGATATGGAGGAAGAACGGCGCTTGTTTTATGTGGCTTGCAGTCGGGCGAAGGAACAGTTGTATTTGACTTTGCCTTCTTATGTTTTTTCTTGGGATCAGACTTATACGATGCCTTCTCGGTTTTTGATTGAAGTGGAGAAGGAGTTGTATCGGGTGGAGGATGAGAGTTGAGTTTTTGAACAAGAACTGGCAGATGCAAAGGAACTTTGCTAAGTGAAACTTTGGCAACAGTTTCCAACTTTGCCAACAGTTGAACGACCCATTTTTGAATAAGAACGCTAGATGGAAATGAACTACTTGTATGATGAGTTCTATATTTAATTTCCCTTCAAATTCCCCTTACACCTTCTCCTTCATTGACATACCGACACAGCGGCGGATAATGAAAAATGATTGCTCGCCATAAGTAGCTCAAAAAACATACTTATGGCGAATAATAAAAAACTATTGGTCGCCGTAAGTGTTTAAGGAGAAAACATTTTCAGTGTATGGAGAATAGAATCATCGGTCGAAAAAAGGAAAGCGAAATCTTAAAACAGGCTTTAGATTCTCACGAAGCAGAGATGGTTTCGGTGATTGGTAGAAGGCGTATCGGCAAAACGTTCTTGGTGACTTCTACTTATCAAGATAAAATTGTGTTTGAACTAACTGGAATTCAAAATGCGTCCTTAAAAACACAGCTTACCAATTTTCGGGATGTACTGGAGGAATCTATGGATATACCCTTTCCTATGGAAGTTCCTAGTGATTGGACAACTGCTTTTCGATTGCTAAAAACTTATTTGAAGCCAAAGTTGGGCGACTACAAAAAAGTGATTTTTTTTGATGAATTGCCTTGGCTCGCAAGTCACAAGTCGGGCTTTTTACAGGCATTTGGGTACTTTTGGAATAGTTGGGCTTCGCGTCAAAACTTGGTAGTGGTCATTTGCGGTTCGGCAGCTTCTTGGATGATTCAAAAGGTGGTCAACAATAAAGGAGGGCTTCACAATAGAATCACGCAAAGGATTGAATTGAAGCCTTTTAATTTAAGCGAAACCAAACAATATCTGCAATCTCGAAACATATTTTTTGATCATTATCAGATTCTACAAATCTATATGGTTTTGGGAGGAGTTCCCCATTATTTGAAGGAAATCAGGCCTGGCAAAAGTGCTATTCAAAACATTGACGAAATTTGTTTTTCGGATACAGGATTGCTGAAAAATGAGTTTGTGAATCTGTATGCGGCTCTTTTTAAAAATGCAGACAAGCATACAGAAGTGATCAGAGCATTGGCAGGCATCAGGAGCGGAATGACCAGATTGGAAATTGGCGAACAACTCAAACTTCAAAGTGGAGGGGGCTTGACAACTATCTTGAATGAACTCGAACAATCTGGTTTCATAGCAAGTTACTTTCCGTTTGGGAAAAAGAAAAGAGCGAAATTGTACCGTTTGACAGACGAATATTCCTTATTTTATCTAAAATTTATGGAAACAAGGGTGCAAGGTGGACAAGGAACCTGGAAACACCTTAGTCAGACACAGACCTACAAATCGTGGAGTGGATATGCTTTTGAAAGCATCTGCCTCAAACATTTGGCACAAATCAAGAAGGCTTTGGGCATTTCGGGGGTATATGCTTTGTCTTCGACCTTTTACAAAAAGGGAAATTCTGCGGAAAAAGGGGCACAAATTGACTTGTTGTTGGATCGAAATGACCACGTAATCAACTTATTTGAAATTAAGTTTTACAACGATGAATGGAGTCTGACTAAAATGATGGCAGATGAATTGAAAACGAAAAAAAGTGTCTTTAAAAGATATACAAACACCAAAAAGCAAATTTTTTGGACACTCATCACTACTTTTGATTTGCAACACAATCAGCACAGTTTAGGCTTGATAGACAATATTTTGACAATGGATGTTTTGTTTGAAGCCTAAAACACGTATTTTCTACTCTGTGTAAAAACTTCTCACACACTCCAAGACCCTCATCTGCTCTGATTCCTTCAATTCAAAAAACAGTGGCAATCGCACCAAACAATCTGCAAAGCGCTCACAATTGGGCAATTCTCGACCATCGTGTTTGGAGGCATAAAAGGGACTTAGGTGGAGAGAGAGGTAGTGGAAAACAGCGTGAATGTCGTTTTTGCGGAGATGTTGAATCAAGGCAGTGCGCTCTGATAAGCTGTTGCAGGTGAGGTAAAAAAGGTGTCCATTGTTGGTGGCGAAATTGGGAATATAGGGTAATTGAAGTTTTCCTTCTTGTTGAAGGGGCTGCAATTCGTCAAAATACCTTTTCCAAATAGATTTTCTTTTCGCTTGAATTTGAGGCAGTTCTTCAATTTGAGCATACAAAAAAGCAGCGACAATTTCGGAGGGCAAAAAAGAAGACCCGACATCCATCCATCCGTATTTATCGACTTCTCCCCTAAAAAATGCCGAACGATTCGTACCTTTTTCCCAAATAACTTCTGCTCGCTTCGCAAATCGAGCATCGTTCACCGCCAACATTCCGCCCTCTCCTGCAATGATGTTTTTGGTCTCATGAAACGAAAAAGCTGCCAAATCTCCAATGCCTCCCAATGGTTTTCCTTTGTAAAAAGCATCTATGGCTTGCGCTGCATCTTCAATAATAGCCAAACCATGCTTGTCTGCAATCGCTTGTATGGCATTCATATCACAGGCAATTCCTGCATAATGCACTACGACAATGGCTTTGGTTTTGGAGGTAATCAAGGCTTCAATTTTAGAGGGGTCTATATTGGGATGATTCGGCAAACTATCTGTAAACACGATTTTTGCGCCCCGCAATACGAAGGCATTGGCGGTCGAAACGAAGGTGTAGGCAGGTATGATGACCTCATCTTCTGGCTGTATGTCCAATAAGATTGCAAACAATACCTTGTTCCAATCTTCGAAGAACTCCTTTTGAGTTTCTTACGAGCCATACTAAAAGTACTTTGCCACCAGTTCGTCTAATGCTCCGATTTGTGAAAAGAAATCTATTAGTTCCACAGACAAACTTCTCTTTAAACAATTTAGTATCAATAGTGTAACTTCTGAAAGTCAGCTTGCATTTACGAGTAAATGCACTATTGTGAACACAGTATTTTGATTTTTCATGTTCTGCTCTTCCATAAACTTTTTAACTCAGAGATAATCTGTAAATTTACTGCTCGCATTAGAGGATTTTTAGTGATTTTCAAGTAATTGTATGAATCTGTAAAATTACTATATTATCTCCTCTTGCTTTTTTTACCTTAATTGAA from Chitinophagales bacterium encodes:
- a CDS encoding ATP-binding protein, with the protein product MENRIIGRKKESEILKQALDSHEAEMVSVIGRRRIGKTFLVTSTYQDKIVFELTGIQNASLKTQLTNFRDVLEESMDIPFPMEVPSDWTTAFRLLKTYLKPKLGDYKKVIFFDELPWLASHKSGFLQAFGYFWNSWASRQNLVVVICGSAASWMIQKVVNNKGGLHNRITQRIELKPFNLSETKQYLQSRNIFFDHYQILQIYMVLGGVPHYLKEIRPGKSAIQNIDEICFSDTGLLKNEFVNLYAALFKNADKHTEVIRALAGIRSGMTRLEIGEQLKLQSGGGLTTILNELEQSGFIASYFPFGKKKRAKLYRLTDEYSLFYLKFMETRVQGGQGTWKHLSQTQTYKSWSGYAFESICLKHLAQIKKALGISGVYALSSTFYKKGNSAEKGAQIDLLLDRNDHVINLFEIKFYNDEWSLTKMMADELKTKKSVFKRYTNTKKQIFWTLITTFDLQHNQHSLGLIDNILTMDVLFEA
- a CDS encoding pentapeptide repeat-containing protein, yielding MSRDELVSACAAGQTLFETVELEGVDLSGINLTDIWLTNANLSGTNLSGANLTNVNLKEANLSGANLTDANLTDACIGNANLSGANLTGANLTKVDLSDAILTNVIGYTP
- a CDS encoding pentapeptide repeat-containing protein, whose product is MTVQELLAAYATGQRDFIGVELNGVDLSDADLSDVDLSDAFLNGVNLTNAKLTNANLSYANLTSTNLTNANLANANLSGANLNRTNLTNTNLANANLVDTFVEDTDLSSIIGYSISITVEELLNAYRGYKRCFTKAEVVSSEEDDYVNLSEADLSGIDLSGANLRGADLNGSNLSEANLSGADLSGADLIGADLSRANLSGADLSRANLSDANLSGADLSGADLSEANLSGINLIAVNLNGVIGFYRKMTTEQLLVAYAAGVRDFTKVDLKGAKLRNADLSGANLSKSNLSDADLSHASLRNANLRNANLRGANLTFANLSGADLTGANLTKANLTDAILTDVIGYTP
- a CDS encoding ATP-dependent helicase — translated: MPDPKKDKNEQEEQISSFLGKFAAYFESDNTAEYDEYEGEQSEFERLTIEDYVEPYMPENVAERIQRLQQIAASIEGKVITDVENHQLPTDKEFSIDYKNSLNPSQFLAATTLKGSILVIAGAGSGKTRTITYRLSYMIESGIPPESILLLTFTRKAAHEMVKRSSQLLQNKAVDRVMRGTYHAFSNHILRKYAKIIGLSANFTIIDTVDSQDIIDLIRNELNFTKKSRAFPRKNRVQNIISKSRNCNIPIKSVLEREYTALLEFEEELVSIANVYKKYKRGNQILDYDDLMEILRDALRDNLQFRRKVQADFQYIMVDEFQDTNVVQKEIVDLIAKKNRNLMIVGDDSQSIYAFRGANFENILTFPATYPECKVIKLEQNYRSTQDILNFTNNIVKNAKIGYPKKLFSTNANQWKPIICKFYDQEEEADFIADKIMELREKDISLDQVAVLYRNTFHGNFIQAALLQRNIPYVVVGGIKFVERRHVKDIIAYLRLILNPLDAVSWNRILKMISGIGKVTASKIVDEIAKNKGKIDFTNFEKRKYGSALTDLQDALNKAANPNIPIASKIDILRKYYTPLLKLKEDDYETRLKDVEVLYTLACRYENLEKFLSDFALDPPSAKFQDQVRPLIDESEDKPVTLSTIHSAKGLEWYAVFVPHLIDGVFPSSRSLSNIDDMEEERRLFYVACSRAKEQLYLTLPSYVFSWDQTYTMPSRFLIEVEKELYRVEDES
- a CDS encoding pentapeptide repeat-containing protein — its product is MTAQELLAAYATGQRDFKGADLREAKLLQVNLSGADLRGINLSGVNLCGADLSGADLSGADLSDAYLRRAGLGRVNLTDADLREADLRGAYLIGANLSGADLSGANLIGANLSRTDLRGINLRGIKLVEAELIKADLREADLSKAYLFRAYLIEADLTFANLSGADLSGADLRKADLSNADLSGTILCGADLGGANLSGADLTNANLTRAYLSGANLTGANLTGANLTKANLTNVIGYTPE
- a CDS encoding pentapeptide repeat-containing protein translates to MTVQKLLAAYAAGQRDFREADLSGAYLRGADLRGSDLSEASLSGADLSEANLSEAYLTGAYLKGANLSGVNLSRADLRGANLSRANLSGADLRGANLRGAELSGAYLMEANLTDVIGYTPQ
- the rffA gene encoding dTDP-4-amino-4,6-dideoxygalactose transaminase; its protein translation is MFAILLDIQPEDEVIIPAYTFVSTANAFVLRGAKIVFTDSLPNHPNIDPSKIEALITSKTKAIVVVHYAGIACDMNAIQAIADKHGLAIIEDAAQAIDAFYKGKPLGGIGDLAAFSFHETKNIIAGEGGMLAVNDARFAKRAEVIWEKGTNRSAFFRGEVDKYGWMDVGSSFLPSEIVAAFLYAQIEELPQIQAKRKSIWKRYFDELQPLQQEGKLQLPYIPNFATNNGHLFYLTCNSLSERTALIQHLRKNDIHAVFHYLSLHLSPFYASKHDGRELPNCERFADCLVRLPLFFELKESEQMRVLECVRSFYTE